A section of the Candidatus Omnitrophota bacterium genome encodes:
- a CDS encoding ABC transporter ATP-binding protein produces the protein MITVDKVSKFFGLSRALNDVSFQIAKGEIVGFLGPNGAGKTTLMRILTGYFPPSQGKTTIAGYDIVKNPLCAKQSLGYLPENPPLYPEMSVADYLRYAAQLKGLNATTARSQIDKTLASCDIDSVRNKAISSLSKGFKQRVGIAQAIIHDPQVLILDEPTNGLDPLQIIQVRNLINNLGKEKTVLVSTHILSEIEQIAHRVVIISEGKIVADDSLANMLNGPQGKNNLEDTFLRLTASTEPRP, from the coding sequence TCAAAATTTTTTGGCTTATCCCGCGCTTTAAACGATGTGTCCTTTCAGATCGCCAAAGGCGAGATTGTCGGATTTTTAGGGCCCAACGGCGCCGGAAAAACAACGTTGATGCGCATTTTAACCGGCTATTTTCCGCCCAGCCAGGGGAAAACCACGATCGCCGGATACGACATCGTCAAAAATCCTCTCTGCGCAAAACAATCTTTGGGCTATCTTCCCGAAAATCCTCCGCTATATCCTGAAATGAGCGTTGCTGACTATCTTCGTTACGCCGCGCAGCTTAAAGGCCTTAACGCTACCACGGCAAGATCACAGATCGATAAAACGCTTGCTAGCTGTGACATTGATTCAGTTAGAAACAAGGCCATTTCTTCGCTTTCCAAAGGATTTAAACAGCGCGTTGGCATCGCCCAGGCGATCATTCACGATCCACAAGTCCTTATATTAGACGAACCAACCAACGGGCTTGATCCGCTGCAGATCATTCAAGTTAGAAATCTTATCAATAATTTAGGAAAAGAAAAAACGGTTTTGGTAAGCACACATATTCTCTCTGAAATAGAACAAATCGCCCATCGCGTCGTCATTATTAGCGAAGGAAAAATTGTTGCGGACGATTCCCTGGCAAATATGCTTAACGGCCCCCAAGGAAAAAATAATTTGGAAGATACTTTTTTAAGACTAACCGCTTCAACCGAGCCTCGACCATGA
- a CDS encoding ABC transporter permease, with protein sequence MIKKAFAIAAKEWGTYFKSPMAYIILIISISVFNVFFFMIIDQNREASLRDMFKLMEFIFVFTIPLLTMKVFAEEKRQGTFEFLLTSPISNTTIVLGKYLGTLLFFTSLIFATFIYYIIIEYFGQPDRWAVLAGYFGIWLEGALFIAVGILISSWTANQIIAAIISYAVLLTLYLSAVFVKYADPVTAEIIRNISFWSRTEYFSSGLVQSSDLIYYVTSIGFCLFLTRLSIENRLWK encoded by the coding sequence ATGATCAAAAAAGCCTTTGCCATCGCCGCAAAAGAATGGGGAACTTATTTTAAGTCTCCCATGGCCTACATTATTCTGATCATTTCTATTTCTGTTTTTAACGTCTTCTTTTTTATGATCATTGACCAAAATAGAGAAGCATCCTTGCGCGACATGTTCAAGTTGATGGAATTTATTTTCGTCTTTACCATACCGCTTTTAACAATGAAAGTCTTTGCCGAAGAAAAACGGCAGGGGACATTTGAATTTTTGCTAACATCGCCCATTTCCAATACCACTATTGTTTTGGGAAAATATTTAGGGACACTTTTATTTTTCACATCCCTGATCTTCGCGACGTTCATTTACTACATTATCATCGAATATTTCGGGCAACCGGACCGCTGGGCTGTTTTGGCCGGTTATTTTGGCATATGGCTTGAGGGTGCTTTGTTCATCGCTGTCGGAATTCTCATATCATCCTGGACGGCAAATCAGATCATTGCCGCCATTATTTCTTACGCTGTTTTGCTAACACTTTATCTTTCGGCCGTCTTTGTAAAATATGCCGATCCTGTTACGGCGGAGATCATCCGGAACATAAGCTTCTGGAGCCGGACAGAATATTTTAGCAGCGGGCTTGTGCAAAGTTCTGACTTGATCTATTACGTCACATCCATCGGCTTTTGTCTGTTTTTAACTCGATTAAGTATTGAAAACCGTCTATGGAAATAA
- a CDS encoding GldG family protein — protein sequence MNYINQGTDLSSAIFLSAGSFFLIGALFLSAQKIKKIFTVFKVIQHSFIVSGVVLLFIGLITLNIAGLEYNVRFDLTQYKQHTLNPETISIVKSIKKDVRLIVLYVGIPPGYIQDLLAEYQKLNPKYIKAQVIDPLEQLGSAAEFGNTIRADEKKAVVLCDKERQDIDFTEAPLTEEMLTTAIVQVGRDKRKICFVAGHNEYSIHDTKPEGLSIFNALLNENNCITQETLLEATKEIPKDCDVLVIAGPKSALSPLEDKLVQDYLEGGGKALFLIESTPMAEEGSVLTEQDRQKNPPFNNLLNRWGFKINDDVAVDLENHAGQDVGCPATRNYPKHKEIVDGLDYTFYIRPRSISLLTDASSTIRVAPLVLTSSGKNSWAETNRNLQVKFEQGQDDPGPVIIAAVSWEPKNDQRKSDTKVIVFGDGEFLTNNFISQYSNAEIASNAISWLSELDKDISLKSKDIKIHQLNLTSQQKRIVIVLLFSVPLLIALIGLFIWKKQGR from the coding sequence TTGAACTATATCAATCAAGGAACTGATCTTTCGAGCGCAATTTTCTTATCCGCCGGGTCTTTTTTTCTGATCGGCGCTCTATTCTTATCCGCCCAGAAAATCAAAAAAATATTCACGGTCTTTAAAGTCATTCAGCACAGCTTCATTGTCAGCGGTGTTGTTTTGCTTTTCATCGGCCTCATCACCTTAAACATTGCCGGACTTGAATACAATGTCAGGTTCGACCTTACCCAGTACAAACAGCACACCTTAAACCCCGAAACAATATCGATCGTTAAGTCTATTAAAAAAGATGTCCGCTTGATCGTTTTATACGTCGGGATCCCGCCCGGATATATTCAGGACCTCTTGGCTGAATATCAGAAATTAAATCCTAAATATATCAAAGCACAGGTCATTGACCCCTTAGAACAATTGGGGTCCGCCGCAGAATTTGGCAATACGATCCGCGCCGATGAGAAAAAGGCAGTGGTCCTTTGCGATAAAGAGCGCCAAGATATTGACTTTACCGAAGCCCCGCTAACGGAGGAGATGCTAACAACTGCCATCGTCCAAGTGGGGCGCGACAAACGAAAGATCTGTTTTGTTGCGGGGCATAACGAATATTCCATCCACGATACAAAACCCGAGGGCTTAAGCATTTTTAACGCTCTTTTAAATGAGAATAATTGCATCACGCAAGAGACCTTATTAGAAGCCACCAAAGAGATCCCGAAAGACTGCGATGTCTTAGTGATCGCCGGGCCAAAATCGGCATTATCGCCATTGGAAGATAAATTGGTCCAAGATTATTTAGAGGGCGGGGGAAAAGCATTATTTTTGATCGAATCAACACCAATGGCAGAAGAAGGATCGGTTTTAACTGAACAAGATCGCCAGAAAAATCCGCCGTTTAATAATTTGCTTAATCGCTGGGGATTTAAAATTAACGATGATGTTGCCGTTGACCTAGAAAATCATGCCGGCCAGGATGTCGGCTGTCCGGCGACGCGCAATTACCCAAAACATAAAGAGATCGTTGACGGATTAGATTATACGTTTTACATCCGTCCGCGTTCCATTTCGCTTTTAACAGACGCATCTTCAACTATCCGCGTGGCACCTTTAGTATTGACCTCCTCCGGTAAAAACAGCTGGGCTGAGACAAACCGTAATCTTCAAGTGAAATTTGAACAAGGACAGGACGATCCCGGGCCGGTCATCATCGCGGCTGTTTCCTGGGAACCTAAAAACGACCAAAGAAAATCCGACACCAAGGTCATTGTTTTTGGTGATGGGGAATTCCTAACCAATAATTTTATTTCCCAATACAGTAACGCCGAAATCGCTTCCAATGCGATCAGCTGGCTTTCGGAACTCGACAAAGATATTTCCCTAAAATCTAAAGATATCAAGATCCATCAGCTGAATTTAACCAGCCAGCAAAAGCGTATCGTCATTGTGCTTCTTTTTTCTGTCCCGCTTTTGATCGCGCTGATCGGGCTTTTTATTTGGAAAAAGCAGGGCCGTTAG